The sequence ACCAAGACCACGCAACTCGTGCAGCAGCACATTGAGAGACTCGGGGATACCTGGTGTAGGCATTGGCTCGCCCTTAACGATAGCCTCGTAAGCCTTAGAGCGACCTACGGTATCATCCGACTTGATTGTCAGGATCTCCTGAAGAACATGGCTGGCGCCGAAGGCCTCGAGGGCCCAAACCTCCATCTCTCCGAATCGCTGACCACCGAACTGGGCCTTACCACCAAGAGGCTGCTGAGTAATCAAGCTGTACGGACCGATTGAACGGGCGTGCATCTTATCCTCAACCATGTGACCGAGCTTAAGGAAGTAGGTGATACCTACTGTAGCAGGCTGGTCGAAACGCTCACCGGTCTCACCATCATACAGGTGGGTAGAGCACAGGCGTGGCAGACCTGCCTTGTCAGTCCACTCAGCAAGGTCTTCGAGCTTAGCACCGTCGAAGATAGGTGTAGCGAACTTAACACCGAGCTTCTTACCGGCAGCACCGAGGATAGCCTCGAAAATCTGACCAAGGTTCATTCGAGAAGGCACACCCAGAGGGTTCAGTACCAGGTCGACTGGACGACCATCCTCGAGGAATGGCATATCCTCCTGACGTACGATCTTAGATACGATACCCTTGTTACCGTGACGTCCGGCCAGCTTATCACCTACGCCGATCTTACGCTTCTTAGCTACATATACCTTAGCCATCTGCAGGATGCCGTTTGGCAGCTCGTCACCGATTGTGATAGCGAACTTCTTACGCTTCATCTCAGCATCAAGCAGCTTGTACTTCTTCATGAAGTTGATAATCAGCTTGGCAATCAGCTCGTTCTTATGCTCGTCTGTTGTCCAGTTGCTAATCTGTACATCGCCATACTCAAGGTTGCGCAGGGCTGTAGCAGTGAACTTGCTACCCTTGGTGATGATCTCGGCACCGGTGTAGTCCTTAACACCCTGTGAGGTCTTACCCTTAGTGAGCTCCATGAGCTTGTCGATCAGGATATCCTTCAGGTCCTCAACCTTTGCCTCGTACTCCTCGTCGATCTTAGCAAGCACGATCTTATCCTGCTGCTTAGACTTACGGTCCTTGATGGCACGCTGGAACATCTTCTTATCAATAATAACACCACTCAGTGATGGGTTAGCCTTGAGTGAAGAATCCTTCACATCACCAGCCTTGTCACCGAAGATGGCACGGAGCAGCTTCTCCTCAGGTGAAGGATCGCTCTCACCCTTAGGTGAAATCTTACCAATCAGGATGTCGCCTGGCTCAACACGGGCACCAACACGGATAACACCGTTGTCGTCCAAATCCTTTGTGGCCTCCTCACTTACGTTAGGAATATCAGCTGTGAACTCCTCAACACCACGCTTGGTCTCACGTACATCGAGTGAGTACTCATCAACGTGTACAGAGGTAAGTACGTCGTCGCGAACAATGCGCTCGTTAAGCACGATAGCATCCTCATAGTTGTAACCCTTCCAAGGCATGTAAGCTACCAGCAGGTTACGGCCCAGAGCCAGCTCACCATCCTCGGTAGCGTAACCCTCAGTCAGGATATCACCGGCCTTTACGCGCTGTCCCTTCTCACAGATAGGACGCAGGTCGATGGTCATATTCTGGTTGGTACGACGGAACTTAGCGATACGGTACTCCTTCAGGGCGGGCTCGAAGCTTACGAACTCCTCGTCCTCGGTGCGATCGTACAGAATACGGATGGTTGTAGCATCAACGTACTCGATAACACCATCACCCTCGGCAGTAACCATGGTACGTGAATCCTCACATACCTGCTTCTCGATACCGGTACCTACGATAGGTGCCTCGTTGTGCAGCAGAGGTACGGCCTGGCGCATCATGTTAGATCCCATCAGCGCACGGTGAGCATCGTCGTGCTCCAGGAATGGGATAAGAGATGCAGCGATAGAGGCAATCTGCTGTGGCGATACATCCATCAGGTCAACGTCTGTAGGTGGAACTACAGGGAAGTCGGCATCCTGACGACACTTAACAACCGAGCGGATAAATGTACCATCGTCGTTCAGAGGTGCGTTACCCTGACCGATGATGTGCTCAGCCTCCTCCTCTGCGGTGAGGTAAACGATACCATTGTCGCTCAGGTCGGCAACACCATTCTCTACCTTACGGTAAGGAGTCTGGATAAATCCGAGCTCGTTGATCTTAGCATATACACAGAGAGATGAGATCAGACCGATGTTTGGTCCCTCAGGGCTCTCGATAGGACACAGACGACCATAGTGTGTATAGTGTACGTCACGAACCTCGAATCCGGCGCGCTCACGGCTCAGACCACCAGGACCCAGGGCTGAGAGACGACGCTTGTGAGTAACCTCGGCCAGAGGGTTGGTCTGGTCCATGAACTGCGACAGAGGGTTGGTACCGAAGAACGAGTTGATAACGCTAGAGATAGTCTTGGCGTTGATCAGATCGGTTGGTGTGAACACCTCGTTATCGCGAACGTTCATGCGCTCACGGATGGTACGGCTCATACGAGCCAGACCTATAGAGAACTGATTAGCCAGCTGCTCGCCTACGGTACGTACGCGACGGTTCGACAGGTGGTCGATATCGTCGACAGTAGCCTTAGAGTTAACCAACTGAATCAGATACTTGATAATCTCGATAATATCTTCCTTGGTCAGAACGCGAACATCCATATCGGTGTTCAAACCAAGCTTCTTGTTGATACGGTAACGACCAACATCACCCAGATCGTAACGCTTGTCTGAGAAGAACAGGTTCTGGATAACCTCACGTGCGCTGGCATCATCGGCAGGATCGGCATTACGCAGCTGACGGTAGATGTAAAGCACAGCCTCCTTCTCAGAGTTAGATGGGTCTTTGGCCAGTGTGTTGAAGATGATGCTGTAATCCGAAGCAACAGATGCGTCCTTGTGCACCAGGATAGTCTGTGCGCCACTCTCAAGGATGTCCATCATGTTCTCCTCGGTAATCTCAGTCTCACGCTCCATAATCATCTGGTTACGCTCGATTGATACTACCTCACCAGTATCCTCATCAACGAAGTCCTCGTTCCAGCTCTTCAGTACGCGGGCAGCAAGCTTGCAGCCAATCACAGCCTTCAGGCTCTTCTTGTTAACCTTAACCTCCTCGGCCAGGTTGAAGATCTGCAGGATGTCCTTATCGGCCTCGAAACCGATAGCACGCAGCAGAGTTGTTACGGGCAACTTCTTCTTACGGTCGATGTATGCGTACATCACATTGTTGATGTCGGTAGCAAACTCGATCCATGAACCCTTGAATGGGATAACACGAGCCGAATACAGCAGGGTACCGTTAGCATGTACGCTCTGGCCGAAGAATACGCCAGGTGAACGGTGCAACTGTGAAACGACTACGCGCTCGGCTCCATTGATAACGAATGTACCATTGGCGGTCATGTAAGGGATAGGACCCAGGAACACATCCTGAATCACAGTTCCGAAATCCTCATGATCCGGATCAGTACAATACAGTTTCAGC is a genomic window of Xylanibacter ruminicola 23 containing:
- the rpoB gene encoding DNA-directed RNA polymerase subunit beta; the protein is MASKIIDNRVNFGSVKNPMPFPDFLDVQLKSFKDFLQLDTPPEERKNDGLYKVFAENFPITDTRNNFVLEFLDYYIDPPRYSIDECLERGLTYSVPLKAKLKLYCTDPDHEDFGTVIQDVFLGPIPYMTANGTFVINGAERVVVSQLHRSPGVFFGQSVHANGTLLYSARVIPFKGSWIEFATDINNVMYAYIDRKKKLPVTTLLRAIGFEADKDILQIFNLAEEVKVNKKSLKAVIGCKLAARVLKSWNEDFVDEDTGEVVSIERNQMIMERETEITEENMMDILESGAQTILVHKDASVASDYSIIFNTLAKDPSNSEKEAVLYIYRQLRNADPADDASAREVIQNLFFSDKRYDLGDVGRYRINKKLGLNTDMDVRVLTKEDIIEIIKYLIQLVNSKATVDDIDHLSNRRVRTVGEQLANQFSIGLARMSRTIRERMNVRDNEVFTPTDLINAKTISSVINSFFGTNPLSQFMDQTNPLAEVTHKRRLSALGPGGLSRERAGFEVRDVHYTHYGRLCPIESPEGPNIGLISSLCVYAKINELGFIQTPYRKVENGVADLSDNGIVYLTAEEEAEHIIGQGNAPLNDDGTFIRSVVKCRQDADFPVVPPTDVDLMDVSPQQIASIAASLIPFLEHDDAHRALMGSNMMRQAVPLLHNEAPIVGTGIEKQVCEDSRTMVTAEGDGVIEYVDATTIRILYDRTEDEEFVSFEPALKEYRIAKFRRTNQNMTIDLRPICEKGQRVKAGDILTEGYATEDGELALGRNLLVAYMPWKGYNYEDAIVLNERIVRDDVLTSVHVDEYSLDVRETKRGVEEFTADIPNVSEEATKDLDDNGVIRVGARVEPGDILIGKISPKGESDPSPEEKLLRAIFGDKAGDVKDSSLKANPSLSGVIIDKKMFQRAIKDRKSKQQDKIVLAKIDEEYEAKVEDLKDILIDKLMELTKGKTSQGVKDYTGAEIITKGSKFTATALRNLEYGDVQISNWTTDEHKNELIAKLIINFMKKYKLLDAEMKRKKFAITIGDELPNGILQMAKVYVAKKRKIGVGDKLAGRHGNKGIVSKIVRQEDMPFLEDGRPVDLVLNPLGVPSRMNLGQIFEAILGAAGKKLGVKFATPIFDGAKLEDLAEWTDKAGLPRLCSTHLYDGETGERFDQPATVGITYFLKLGHMVEDKMHARSIGPYSLITQQPLGGKAQFGGQRFGEMEVWALEAFGASHVLQEILTIKSDDTVGRSKAYEAIVKGEPMPTPGIPESLNVLLHELRGLGLSITLD